The genomic segment TAATATAATTTGTACAtgaattaatttcttcatactTTTGACAAATTGTTTTCCACAGAAAATATAATGGAATAGGAGTTCTAAGATATTCAAAACATTTTTGGCAAGAATAACCAGGATCTATAATACTAGCCTCCTTAATGATTTCAAACTCTTCAATGTAATCAAACAAAAACTTCAATTCTTCcatatatgttattttatataaatttatgtcTGGGTTACACACATTATGTTGTGTGGTCGTTTTGTCTTTATTCATTATTAGCCATTCACTTTGAagatttgcaaaaaatggttgAGGAATTTAGACCATTATTATcatttccaatttgtttatatacTTCTTCATACAACCAATAATTGACACCATAAGAACGtttgttattaatattaGCTATATCCGTTATATTATCGAGAAATACTGATAAGTGTCTTTCAAGTTTGTAACATATATCTTTATCCCCAAAATATTCTTCaaggttattttttattatatccCAGTATTTATCATTCTTTCCTCCAATTATGTCATTCTacaatttattataataaatagcTGAAGTTATGTGATCTAACGTATGTACCTACATATTATAAAGTAGAATGcgtgttaatatataaaaaagtattatcatgagaaaaaattatcttaaCCTTCCTGTGGAAAATTATTGTTTGAACAGATTACA from the Plasmodium cynomolgi strain B DNA, scaffold: 0347, whole genome shotgun sequence genome contains:
- a CDS encoding hypothetical protein (putative), whose protein sequence is NDIIGGKNDKYWDIIKNNLEEYFGDKDICYKLERHLSVFLDNITDIANINNKRSYGVNYWFEWLIMNKDKTTTQHNVCNPDINLYKITYMEELKFLFDYIEEFEIIKEASIIDPGYSCQKCFEYLRTPIPLYFLWKTICQKYEEINSCTNYIREYKSYHPKNIMNKLSYGLIMVQSFLNPCYSKVLSLFSDLKKPPSESIYKHLDDKMK